The Saccharopolyspora gloriosae genome has a segment encoding these proteins:
- a CDS encoding lipase family protein, translated as MSLRPFRRAGAMLLTSVVGVSLAVATASGASAEERPPFYEPPAELPSGNGDVVRSESSEYFLDPLKVVQVDADVQRVMYRSSDRGGAPIAVTGTVITPRGEWAGEGERPVIGYAPGTQGIADHCAPSRQLANGTEYEGFFVKAMLSKGYAVAMTDYQGLGTPGVHTYTNREVSGNAVLDVVRAAQRLPDADVPDDGPVVLYGYSQGGGGVAGAAELASDHAPELDIRGVAAGAVPAELGGVGENLDGGFYAAFLGYAVAGIASGYDIDLAPYLNDKGEQFREGVENSCTVDGIAQFAFAQSKDFTEDGRPLTEYLTEEPFASAVGEQRIGNGKPDFPVLLAQSRLDDVIPFEQSKNLADEWCGKGADVQFAPNLGPTHIGGAIASFPRAFAWIDDRVTGEPTTPNCGDTDQAPVDPEIPVDERQPLLPQLSERLDVE; from the coding sequence GTGAGCCTTCGTCCGTTTCGTCGGGCGGGTGCGATGCTGCTGACCTCCGTGGTCGGGGTGTCGCTCGCTGTCGCCACCGCATCCGGCGCGTCCGCTGAGGAGCGGCCGCCGTTCTACGAGCCGCCGGCCGAACTGCCGTCGGGCAATGGAGACGTCGTCCGTTCCGAGTCGTCCGAGTACTTCCTCGATCCGTTGAAGGTCGTGCAGGTCGATGCCGATGTGCAGCGGGTGATGTACCGGTCCAGTGATCGCGGTGGTGCTCCGATCGCGGTGACCGGCACCGTCATCACGCCGCGCGGCGAATGGGCAGGTGAGGGGGAGCGGCCCGTCATCGGCTACGCGCCGGGCACCCAGGGCATCGCCGACCACTGCGCGCCGTCCCGGCAGCTGGCCAACGGCACCGAGTACGAGGGCTTCTTCGTGAAGGCCATGCTCAGCAAGGGCTACGCGGTCGCCATGACCGACTACCAGGGCCTCGGCACGCCGGGAGTGCACACCTACACCAATCGCGAGGTCAGCGGCAACGCGGTGCTCGACGTGGTGCGCGCCGCGCAGCGGCTGCCCGACGCTGACGTGCCGGACGACGGTCCGGTGGTGCTCTACGGCTACTCCCAAGGCGGTGGCGGAGTGGCGGGAGCGGCCGAGCTGGCCTCGGACCACGCCCCGGAGCTCGACATCCGCGGAGTCGCGGCCGGTGCCGTGCCCGCCGAGCTCGGCGGAGTGGGCGAGAACCTCGACGGCGGCTTCTACGCCGCGTTCCTCGGCTACGCCGTGGCGGGGATCGCCTCCGGCTACGACATCGACCTCGCGCCCTACCTCAACGACAAGGGCGAGCAGTTCCGTGAGGGCGTCGAGAACTCGTGCACCGTGGACGGGATCGCGCAGTTCGCGTTCGCGCAGTCGAAGGACTTCACCGAGGACGGCAGGCCGCTGACCGAATACCTGACGGAGGAGCCGTTCGCGAGTGCGGTCGGCGAGCAGCGGATCGGCAACGGCAAGCCCGACTTCCCCGTGCTGCTCGCGCAGAGCCGGTTGGACGACGTGATCCCCTTCGAGCAGTCCAAGAACCTCGCCGACGAGTGGTGCGGCAAGGGTGCGGACGTGCAGTTCGCGCCGAACCTGGGGCCGACGCACATCGGCGGGGCGATCGCGTCCTTCCCGCGCGCGTTCGCGTGGATCGACGACCGCGTGACCGGTGAGCCGACCACGCCGAACTGCGGCGACACCGACCAGGCCCCGGTCGACCCGGAGATCCCCGTCGACGAGCGGCAACCGCTGC
- a CDS encoding amidohydrolase family protein — protein MLGPASDAEVRPWLDELGIPGLVDLHTHFLPERMLQKVWAYFDQAHTHYGMDWPVHYRHDEPTRLRLLDELGVRTFAPLVYPHKPGMAEWLNEWALEFGQRTPGAVPTATLYPEPGMAKSLRAALDAGARCVKVHVQVGKFDPRDELLDEAWGLLAEAAVPVVIHCGHGPIRGDHTGLDVFEEVLQRHPRLTAVLAHAGMPEYDVALRLVETFERVHLDTTMVGVAFTERFAPLPADWATRLVPVRDRIVLGTDYPNIPYPYAEQLAAIAGWAAADDRLGTDFLRSVLHDAPSRLLKL, from the coding sequence CTGCTCGGCCCGGCCTCGGACGCGGAGGTGCGTCCCTGGCTCGACGAGCTCGGCATCCCCGGCTTGGTCGACCTGCACACCCACTTCCTGCCGGAGCGGATGCTGCAGAAGGTGTGGGCGTACTTCGACCAGGCGCACACGCACTACGGCATGGACTGGCCGGTGCACTACCGCCACGACGAGCCAACCCGGCTGCGGCTGCTCGACGAACTCGGAGTGCGCACGTTCGCGCCGCTGGTCTATCCGCACAAGCCGGGCATGGCGGAATGGCTCAACGAGTGGGCGCTGGAGTTCGGGCAGCGCACCCCCGGTGCCGTGCCGACGGCCACGCTCTACCCGGAACCGGGCATGGCGAAGTCGTTGCGCGCCGCCCTGGACGCCGGCGCGCGATGCGTGAAGGTCCACGTGCAGGTCGGCAAGTTCGACCCGCGCGATGAACTGCTGGACGAGGCGTGGGGCCTGCTCGCCGAGGCCGCGGTGCCCGTTGTGATCCACTGCGGGCACGGTCCGATCCGCGGCGACCACACCGGACTGGACGTGTTCGAGGAGGTGCTTCAGCGGCACCCGCGGCTGACGGCGGTGCTGGCGCACGCCGGAATGCCCGAGTACGACGTGGCGTTGCGGCTCGTCGAGACCTTCGAGCGAGTGCACCTGGACACCACGATGGTCGGCGTGGCCTTCACCGAACGATTCGCCCCGCTGCCCGCGGACTGGGCGACGCGGCTCGTGCCGGTGCGGGACCGGATCGTGCTCGGCACCGACTACCCGAACATCCCGTATCCCTACGCCGAACAGCTCGCCGCGATCGCCGGTTGGGCCGCGGCCGACGACCGGTTGGGAACGGATTTCCTGCGCAGCGTCCTGCACGACGCCCCGTCCCGGCTCTTGAAGCTCTGA
- the smpB gene encoding SsrA-binding protein SmpB, whose product MVKERGRKPIAQNRKARHDWSVLDTYETGIVLTGTEVKSLRQGKASLVDAFATVDDGEVWLRNAHIPEYTEGTWTNHEPRRSRKLLLHRGEILRLVGKIKETGLSLVPLSMYFSDGKAKVELALARGKKAHDKRHDMAKRDADREMQRHIGRIRKGRRV is encoded by the coding sequence ATGGTGAAGGAACGCGGGCGCAAGCCGATCGCGCAGAACCGCAAAGCGCGGCACGACTGGTCGGTGCTGGACACCTACGAGACCGGGATCGTGCTGACCGGTACCGAGGTGAAGAGCCTGCGGCAGGGCAAAGCGTCCCTGGTGGACGCGTTCGCCACGGTCGACGACGGCGAGGTGTGGCTGCGCAACGCGCACATCCCGGAGTACACCGAAGGCACGTGGACCAACCACGAACCGCGGCGATCCCGGAAACTGCTGCTGCACCGCGGTGAGATCCTCCGCCTCGTCGGCAAGATCAAGGAGACCGGGCTGAGCCTGGTCCCGCTGTCGATGTACTTCTCCGACGGCAAAGCCAAAGTGGAACTCGCCTTGGCACGCGGCAAGAAGGCGCACGACAAGCGGCACGACATGGCGAAGCGGGACGCCGACCGCGAAATGCAACGCCACATCGGGCGGATCCGCAAAGGACGGCGGGTGTGA